Below is a window of Flavobacterium sp. CFS9 DNA.
GTGGGAATATTAAAAAGGTTCAATTGTCCTTTATTGGCTGTGTAACCAGCATAGATTTGGGTAAGCCCCATTCCGTCGCCAATAAGCAGAATTACATTTTTTGGACGGCTGTTTTTAGAAAATAAAGCTGTATTCTTAGGTTTATAAGCCTGATAAAATGATGTGTTCTGGTAAAAAGTAGTTTTTATTTTCTGAATAAACTGCGCCAATGCCGGCACATTATCAGTACCTATATAATCGACTTTTAAATTCATTAAAGTCATCCAGGTGTTGACATTATCCTGTGTCGACCAGAACCTGATTTTTTTATTCTGAGCATGAACTTTCTTAATGAACGACTGCACTTTTTCTAAATCAGCCTGTGTCATTACTCCTTTTCCGTTCCAAACGGTGAACTCCTTCAAATCTTCGCTAATCATTTCGACACGTGACAATTGTTCTGAAGAATAATTTTCATTTATTCTTCCGTCAAAATAGATAAATTCGGGATATTGATTCCAGTTTGATGGTGCAGGTCTGTTTCCTGAGATGACTATTTTTAGATTTTTGTTCGAAATCAAATCCGGATAGGTTTTTAGCTGCTGTACAATTATTTTAAGCGTGGTATCAGCATCAGATTTAATGTCGATCATCAAAATTACAGGCTTACTATCAGGGTAAATTTTACCTTCTAAGTTCTTTATCTTCTTCGACAAAGGATCCAAATAAAGGTTTCGCAAGGTATTGTACGTTTTGATTTCTTCTGAAGTATGTGCGACCAAAAGCTCATTATTCCTTAGAAAAACATCTGCTTCAATAACTCCGGCTTCATTGGAATAGGCTTCATAAAAAGGCAGTTTGCCTGCATAATCATTGTGCGAATGAATATTAGCCGAACTGTATTCCTGTGCCTGCGCCGACAGAAAAAAATGAAGGCAAAAAAGTAGTAGTATTTTTTTCATTACAAATAAAATTGATTCAATTCTAAAATGGTCCTCAACGATTTGAAGATTAGCCACAGATTAAAAAGATTTTCACAGATTTATTTAAGCTGTTGAGTGCAATTATTTTTAAACACATAAAAACATAGACTTTGCAAACTTAAAAAGGCGTTTCACTTATTTTAAATGCACATAGACCACTATGTCTTAGCAATATGTTTCTATGTGTTAAATAATAACCCAAAGGGTTTCTTTGCTAAATTGTGTATAAAAATTGATCTTTAAAATCAGTGACAGAAAGTATATTCTTGTTATGTATTTAGCATAGTCATAATCTGCAGATTGCCTGCATTTTTATTTACAACTGCAAGCTCCACAACTAAGCTTGCAGTGTAAAAAAAAAAATAAACAAACAAAATGAAACTACTAATTACCAGCCCTTATTCTGAAAAAGGGCACCTTTGCTCACTGCAATCTCATCCGGCGGTATTGGCCACACGTGATGAATAGCAGGATTGAAATTACGGGCAGGATAAATCACTGTTCCGTTATAATGGTGTAAAGGTTGTGCATAAGTCGCCTGAGCATCGCCCCAGCGTACTAAATCGAAATGACGGTCTGTCCATTCTCCTGCCAGCTCACAACGTCTTTCTCTTTTTAAATCGGCTAGTGTGGCTCCTCCAATACTTGGTAAACCAGCACGATTGCGAATCATGTTTATCTCGGTGTCGGCACTCAATCCTTTCATTAATTTTGCCTCAGCCAACATCAGGATCACATCGGCATAACGTAAAAGAGGCAAGTTTAAAGCGGTAGAAGGTTTGTCTCCGTTTGCATTTACATAACGAATATCAATTCCGCCCGAAGTTGTTTTTGGATAACCGAATGGCTCCATGTATTTTTTAAATTGATAACCGGTTCTGTTACTTGAACTGACAATATATTTTCCTTCATTGAAAGTGGCTAATTCGCCAAAGTACATAAACTTGTCTCCTTTTTGAAGAATTGTAGCACTTCGTCTTTTATCCGCAGGGTCATAAGCATCAAATAATTCTTTGGTAGGATAAAAATTCCCCCATCCATTGTAAACTCCCCAGCCTTTATCTTCCAGACATACTCCCGGAAAAATAGATCCTAAGCTGGTGTTTTCGGCGCTTGAAGTTACTGACCAAATGTACTCTGACGACCAGTTGTTTTTAATTTTAAAAACATCTTCGAAATTATCCAGCAATTTGTGTTTTCCGCTGTTGACAATCATATTGGCATACTTAATCGCATTGTCCCAGTCTTTTGCATACAAATAGGTACGCACCAGATATCCCCATGCCGCTGTTTTGTGGGCACGTCCGTAATTGTCTGAACTAAGTTCACTGAAATAAGGCAATAACTCGGCAGCCTTAATTAGATCGGCAGCGATATAAGCATAGTTTTCGGCTACGTTCTTAGCACGCGGCACATATACATTTGTTGGATTTTCTCTGTCCTGAATCGGGATCCCGGCACGATCATCTCCATAGTGATACGCTAGTTCCAAATGCATCACGGCATGATTAAAGTAAGCTTCTCCCAACATCATGTTTTTGGTTTTATCGTCTAAACTGATTTTCGGAATATTGCGAATCACATCATTACAGCGTTTCATCACTTCATAATGAAGTCTCCAAATATCTTTAGTGTCTGATTCTGCCCCGTCTACAATAAAATTCTTGATTCGTTCTGCATTTTGTCTTGGCTTCGTTCCAATGTCATCACTTGCATTGTTCAGCCAAAAAAATCCACGACCGTACATATTATCATCCGAATAGAGTGCATAAATTGCATTTACTCCCGCTTTGGCGTCGGCAGGTGTTTTCCAGAAATTACCACTTGAAGGGGCTCCCTGAGGTACTAAATCAAGTTCATTTTCGCAAGCCGACATGCCTATTAAAAGCACCAGACTCCATAATAAAAGACCTAAATTTTTCATTTTATTTGTGTTATATTTTTTTTTAAAAAGTTGCGTTGACACCTGTCATATAAATACGGGATAGTGGATATTTTCCTAAGTCTAAACCGAAATTCTTAAGTCCCACTTCCGGATCCATTCCTGAATAATTGGTAATGGTAAATAGGTTTTGCCCGGAGATAAAAAATCTAAGTTTAGCTTTTCCATGCAGCCATTGTTCTTTCACTGTATATCCGATCGAAACGTTTCTTAATCTCAGGAAAGAAGCATCTTCAATATAAAAATCAGAGATTCTTCCAAAATTATTATTGTTGTCAGTTGAGGAAAGAACCGGAATATTAGTATTGGTATTCGTTGGTGACCATGCATTTTTAGAATCGGCTAATAAATTGTACCCCGGGAAAGAAGCATTCAGACCTGTATATTTTACCGCATTAAAAACTTTGTTTCCGGTTGTTCCGCTAAGGAAGATGTTCATATCAAATCCTTTGTATCTGAAATTGGTGTTTAAACTGAAGGTCGTTTTCGGAAAAGGACTTCCAAGCACTACTCTGTCACTGTTATTGATCACACCATCTCCGTTTACATCTTTAAATTTAATGTCTCCGGCAACTGCATTCGGCTGATACACTACTCCTTTATCATTTACATAAGCTTTTGCTTCGGCATTACTTTGAAATAATCCGTCTGTCGAGTACCCGTAAAATGCTCCAACAGGGCTTCCAACCTGATAGATATTAGCCAAAGGCAAACTACGAACACGGCTAAGGTTTAAAGGCTCTAAGGAAGTCAAATCGTCTTTAATCGAAACAATTTTATTGCTTAAAAAAGCGGCGTTTGCTGTTACATCAAATTTGAATTCGCCACGCGTTTTTTGATAGGTTAAACTGGCTTCAATTCCTCTATTTTCAACATTACCCGAATTTACGATTCTTCCTAACGGCGTTCCTGAAACTCCAGGAAGCTGATCACGAACCAACATGTCTTTATTGGTTTTAATATAAGCATCTACAGATCCTGACAAAGCATTGTTAAACATGCTGAAATCCAATCCTACGTTGCTTTGTTCCGAACTTTCCCATCTTAGATTAGGATTCGACAATTCGCTCTCTGAATAACCGTAAGAGATTACCGGACTGTTTCCGATTAAAGCTTGTGTCTGCGTTAATGGCACACTAAACTGGTAAGGTCCAAGATTTCCTAAGTTTCCAATTTGTCCCCAGCTTGCACGTAATTTTAAGTTGCTTACTAACGGATCTATGCTTTTCATGAATCCCTCTTCAGAAATCAACCATCCGGCAGAAACAGAAGGATATACTTTCCAACGGTTGTCTGAAGTTAGTTTTGAAGTACCGTCACGGCGTATAATTCCTGAAATCAAATATTTTTGATTAAAGTCGTAATTCAGCCTTCCTACATAAGAAGAAATGATTTCTTCGGACATCCCTGCTTCTACCTGCTGTACTAACTTAGCATTTAACAAATAACGCTGTGATGGATCTTCATTATCAAAACCAGTTCCCTGCACAGTATAAAAATCTCTTTTAGTTTGTTGGTACGTATATCCGGCCAATGCTTTAAAATTGTGTTTTCCTAATGATTTTTCGTAAGAAAGCGTCTGCTCACTTAACAAATCAGTTGTGGTAGAAGAAGATTTTGTTAATCGGTTAAAATCAAATATTTTACCCGGCTCTGTTATTTTTACCGCAAAATCGGTTGCATTGTTCTGAATTCTGGTATATCCCCAGTTCGATTTGAATTTTAAACCCGATACGATTTCCCATTCTGCATAAGGATTAATTAAAACAGTCGAGATCGGATTACGGTTGTCCAGTCTTTTTAAATAAGCCACCGGATTGATTACGTCTCCATAAGAACCTATATATTTTTCAGGAACACCTCCGAACTTTCCTGAACCGTCTTCTCTGTAGATCGTAGCATTTGGCGGATAAAAAATCGCTGCTAAAATGGCTCCTGTATAACCACTTGTTGTATTCGCAGCCTGACCATCTGTTAGGGAGTATGACAGGTTTTCACCCACTGTAAAATTTGGCGCCAGTTTAAAAGAAGAATTGGCTCTTGCTGTATAACGGGTTCCGTAGGTATTTAACAATATTCCTTCGTTTTTGCGATAACTTCCTGAGATAAAGAAATTAGACTTCTCGGTTTTACCATTTACGGAAATAGACAAATCCTGAATTTCGCCGGTACGGAAAATTTCATCCATCCAATTGGTCTTTGTAGTTCTGGCTGTTGGTTCAAAAGCCGGATCAAAAGCCGGAATTCTCGGCATCCCTGCATTGTCTCTGGCGGTGTTCATCGCATCTGCATATTCAGCCGCATTTAAAACGTCTAACTTTTTAGCTACGTTTTGAAAGCCTCCCTGGTAATTTACGTTGATGTTAATACGTTCCGAAACTCCTTTTTTAGAGGTAATTAAAATAACTCCTCCCGAAGCCCTTGCTCCGTAAATGGCTGCCGAAGCAGCATCTTTTAAAACACTTATCGAAGCAATATCATTTGGATTTAAGGTGTTTAAAGAACCGCTGTAAATAATCCCGTCTAAAACGATCAGTGGTGTTTCGGCGTTCAAAGATCCTATACCTCTGATATTAATCGTAGGTTCGGCAGTTGGATCACCACCATTATTAATTACGGTAACACCCGCCACTGTTCCTTGTAATAATTCTGCGGCACTATTGTAAGTTCTGCTTGAGGTTTCTTTCATCGAAACGGTTCCTACAGATCCTAAAACTTCATTCTTTTTAACACTTCCGTATCCCATTACAACCACTTCCTGCAGTTGTTTCATATCGGCCGCTAATTTTACTTTTATGTTTTTATCTGCTTGTGTTACTTTTATTTCCTGCGTAACATAACCTACATAAGAAAAAACAAGTACTGCTGCAGACGAATTGATTTCAATTTTAAAAGTTCCGTCAAAATCTGTTGTAGCTGCTGCATCCGAATCTTTGTCCTTGATTCCGACACCCGGTAACGGCATTCCGTCATCACCGCCAAAAACAGTTCCTGAAATGCTTATTTTACCCTGACCAATGTCCGAAACTTTTATGTTTTTCTTGATCACAATATTGTTGCTGACAATTTCGTATCTCAATAACAGATTGCTGCATATTTTATCCAAAGCCTGTTCTAAGGGTACATTATTAAGTTTTAAGCTAATCTTTTGGTTGGTATTGACCTGATTGGTTTCGTACATAAAATGCACGTCGATTTGTTTTTCAATTTTTTGAAAAACACTCTTTATGCTTTCGTTTTCTACTTTTAAGGTTACTCTTTTACCGATATCAAAAGGGGCCGCTTTTACGGTTAATCCGATAAAAAATAGAGCCACGAAAAGCAGTCCCTTCGTTAGTACCGATTTTTTAATGCTCTGCGCCTTTACGACATACCGCATTTGCTTTTTATTCATGATTGTGTTTTTTTTAATTGTTTTTGATTGTGGAACGGTTTTCTACGTAGATTTTTTAATTTGACTTTTAACTGAATTGTATTCCAGCAAATTGAAACGGGAATTAGAGCCTTTAAAAATTCTCTTAACTCCACTAACCCGCATTGCGCTATGCGAACTATTTTTCTCTCGGCTGTATTTTTTTAAATTTAACGGATGACATAAGTCCCCGATTCTATTTTATAATCTGCATTAATAATATTGCACACCAAAGTAACAACCTGTCCTACAGGAAGTTCTTTAAAATAAGCACTGATTTTTAAATGGTTTAAATTCTTGTTTCCGATCTGGACAGTTACGTTGTAATTTCGATTGATCGTTGCGATGACTTCCGGTAAAGGGGCATCTTCAAAAACAATAATGTGTTTCCGCCATAGCGAAATTGAATTCATTGGGATATCCTTAAACGCCTGGAGTTTGTTACTGTGCGATTTAAAAACCACTTTTTGTCCGGGAGTTACATATACATTTTCTTCAGTCACGGTTGATTTGACATTCACTCTTCCCGTCAGCACCGAAACCTCCTGAGTAGTCTGATCCGGATAGGCCTGCACGTTAAAACTTGTTCCCAGTACTTTGGTGTCCATTTTATCGGTATGAATGATGAAGGGATGCTTTTTATCTTTGGCTACGTCAAAAAAGGCTTCTCCCCTTAAATAGATTTCTCTGGTATCTCCTTTAAAAGTGTCAGGATATTTTACGTGACTTCCGGCATTAAGCCATATTTGAGTTCCATCACTTAAAACTATTTTAGCGTGCTCCCCTGCCTTTGTTGCATATTGTCTGGTAATAGTTTTCAGCGAGGATAAATAAACGAAACAAGACAAGCTGAGCACAAATAACAAAGAAGCTGCTACCGTCCAATTTCTATACGGAAGAGAAATAACCTTATTTCTTTTTTTTATATTCTGAATCTCCTTTTTTAACTTCGAACGGTCTGATGTAATCAATGCTATCGTGTCGAATATTTCTTCGGGATGGTCGTACCAGTTATTCCATAATTCTTCCCCATTTAAAGAAGGCTTACCTTCTAAAAAAAGTTTTACATCTTGATGTGATTTTTCAGGCATTATAGTGTGTTTATCTCTTTTATAGTATGTCTTAGAAACAATAATTTCGGGTAGGTCCGGAAGGTTACGCTTTTGTTAAGAAAAAATGCGTAACCTTAAATTAGCGATCTGCTATTAATTAAATTCGCCCAGATAGTTTCGCATAAACCTTAATGCATACGCAATGTGGTACTTTACAGTTTCGTGCGAAACATTAAGTTCTTCGGCTATTTCTTTATTGGTATAATGTTTAATTCTGCTGAGAATAAAAACTTCTTTGGATTTTTTAGGAAGTAATAATGCAGCCTTATCAACTGCTTCCTGCAGTTCTTCATAATAAATAGAATCTTCGGTAGTGTTGCTGCCGTCACAATCATTGGTATTTCTGTCTATTACCTCTCTAACATACTGATCGGTGATGGTATGCAATTTTATGTAATCTAAAGTGGTATATCGAACGGAGGTGTAGATATAAGCTGAAAATTTCTTTTGAATAACCAAGTCCTTTCGCCTTTCCCAAATCGTTGTGAAAACTTCCTGAACAATCTCTTCAGAAACCGGAATCGACTTCATCCTCACATAA
It encodes the following:
- a CDS encoding RNA polymerase sigma-70 factor, whose protein sequence is MYKKFTDEELVELLRQGKDKAFDELYFRYRDVLVRFVYVRMKSIPVSEEIVQEVFTTIWERRKDLVIQKKFSAYIYTSVRYTTLDYIKLHTITDQYVREVIDRNTNDCDGSNTTEDSIYYEELQEAVDKAALLLPKKSKEVFILSRIKHYTNKEIAEELNVSHETVKYHIAYALRFMRNYLGEFN
- a CDS encoding SusC/RagA family TonB-linked outer membrane protein, which produces MNKKQMRYVVKAQSIKKSVLTKGLLFVALFFIGLTVKAAPFDIGKRVTLKVENESIKSVFQKIEKQIDVHFMYETNQVNTNQKISLKLNNVPLEQALDKICSNLLLRYEIVSNNIVIKKNIKVSDIGQGKISISGTVFGGDDGMPLPGVGIKDKDSDAAATTDFDGTFKIEINSSAAVLVFSYVGYVTQEIKVTQADKNIKVKLAADMKQLQEVVVMGYGSVKKNEVLGSVGTVSMKETSSRTYNSAAELLQGTVAGVTVINNGGDPTAEPTINIRGIGSLNAETPLIVLDGIIYSGSLNTLNPNDIASISVLKDAASAAIYGARASGGVILITSKKGVSERININVNYQGGFQNVAKKLDVLNAAEYADAMNTARDNAGMPRIPAFDPAFEPTARTTKTNWMDEIFRTGEIQDLSISVNGKTEKSNFFISGSYRKNEGILLNTYGTRYTARANSSFKLAPNFTVGENLSYSLTDGQAANTTSGYTGAILAAIFYPPNATIYREDGSGKFGGVPEKYIGSYGDVINPVAYLKRLDNRNPISTVLINPYAEWEIVSGLKFKSNWGYTRIQNNATDFAVKITEPGKIFDFNRLTKSSSTTTDLLSEQTLSYEKSLGKHNFKALAGYTYQQTKRDFYTVQGTGFDNEDPSQRYLLNAKLVQQVEAGMSEEIISSYVGRLNYDFNQKYLISGIIRRDGTSKLTSDNRWKVYPSVSAGWLISEEGFMKSIDPLVSNLKLRASWGQIGNLGNLGPYQFSVPLTQTQALIGNSPVISYGYSESELSNPNLRWESSEQSNVGLDFSMFNNALSGSVDAYIKTNKDMLVRDQLPGVSGTPLGRIVNSGNVENRGIEASLTYQKTRGEFKFDVTANAAFLSNKIVSIKDDLTSLEPLNLSRVRSLPLANIYQVGSPVGAFYGYSTDGLFQSNAEAKAYVNDKGVVYQPNAVAGDIKFKDVNGDGVINNSDRVVLGSPFPKTTFSLNTNFRYKGFDMNIFLSGTTGNKVFNAVKYTGLNASFPGYNLLADSKNAWSPTNTNTNIPVLSSTDNNNNFGRISDFYIEDASFLRLRNVSIGYTVKEQWLHGKAKLRFFISGQNLFTITNYSGMDPEVGLKNFGLDLGKYPLSRIYMTGVNATF
- a CDS encoding alkaline phosphatase, with amino-acid sequence MKKILLLFCLHFFLSAQAQEYSSANIHSHNDYAGKLPFYEAYSNEAGVIEADVFLRNNELLVAHTSEEIKTYNTLRNLYLDPLSKKIKNLEGKIYPDSKPVILMIDIKSDADTTLKIIVQQLKTYPDLISNKNLKIVISGNRPAPSNWNQYPEFIYFDGRINENYSSEQLSRVEMISEDLKEFTVWNGKGVMTQADLEKVQSFIKKVHAQNKKIRFWSTQDNVNTWMTLMNLKVDYIGTDNVPALAQFIQKIKTTFYQNTSFYQAYKPKNTALFSKNSRPKNVILLIGDGMGLTQIYAGYTANKGQLNLFNIPTQGLSVTKSSDSYITDSAAGATAMATGHKTNNRFISVDENGKGLELITQQLAKKKYKTAIISAGNITDATPAAFYAHQSERTLSEPIAADFLSNPCDILIGGGAKEFKNRKDGRDLSKILTEKGYTFSDQFKSLDTIKNSRFVVVDDASVVSMKEGRGDFLAKSLAKTTTVFSKTKNPFFVMAEGAQIDYGGHKNDLEYVVREMLDFDKLVGQAMEFVDQNQETLLIVTADHETGGLSLIDGSIEKGYVQGSFSTNDHTAVPVPVFAYGPGAANFMGVYQNTEIYSKILEALLIK
- a CDS encoding FecR family protein; amino-acid sequence: MPEKSHQDVKLFLEGKPSLNGEELWNNWYDHPEEIFDTIALITSDRSKLKKEIQNIKKRNKVISLPYRNWTVAASLLFVLSLSCFVYLSSLKTITRQYATKAGEHAKIVLSDGTQIWLNAGSHVKYPDTFKGDTREIYLRGEAFFDVAKDKKHPFIIHTDKMDTKVLGTSFNVQAYPDQTTQEVSVLTGRVNVKSTVTEENVYVTPGQKVVFKSHSNKLQAFKDIPMNSISLWRKHIIVFEDAPLPEVIATINRNYNVTVQIGNKNLNHLKISAYFKELPVGQVVTLVCNIINADYKIESGTYVIR
- a CDS encoding RagB/SusD family nutrient uptake outer membrane protein; the protein is MKNLGLLLWSLVLLIGMSACENELDLVPQGAPSSGNFWKTPADAKAGVNAIYALYSDDNMYGRGFFWLNNASDDIGTKPRQNAERIKNFIVDGAESDTKDIWRLHYEVMKRCNDVIRNIPKISLDDKTKNMMLGEAYFNHAVMHLELAYHYGDDRAGIPIQDRENPTNVYVPRAKNVAENYAYIAADLIKAAELLPYFSELSSDNYGRAHKTAAWGYLVRTYLYAKDWDNAIKYANMIVNSGKHKLLDNFEDVFKIKNNWSSEYIWSVTSSAENTSLGSIFPGVCLEDKGWGVYNGWGNFYPTKELFDAYDPADKRRSATILQKGDKFMYFGELATFNEGKYIVSSSNRTGYQFKKYMEPFGYPKTTSGGIDIRYVNANGDKPSTALNLPLLRYADVILMLAEAKLMKGLSADTEINMIRNRAGLPSIGGATLADLKRERRCELAGEWTDRHFDLVRWGDAQATYAQPLHHYNGTVIYPARNFNPAIHHVWPIPPDEIAVSKGALFQNKGW